DNA sequence from the Cyanobacteriota bacterium genome:
CATTGTGCTGATTTTGAGTGCAGACCATGCCATCAAGTACGGAGATAGTGACATGCTTTCAGCTAGCAACGAGGAATTGACACGATCGCTATCTCAGCAGGTGGTGCAGGCTCTTCATCAACAGCGCTATCAGACAGTAGTTGAGCTATGTGAACAGACGATAGCTACCAATCCAGCACAACCGTTACCCTATTGGTACCTAGGGCTAGCATTACTCCTCCAGGGTCAAGAGATGGAGGCTCAAGCCGCTTGGTTGACCCCACTAGCAGAGGCAGATCCTGATCACGAGGGAGAGTTAGTCACAGAGCTAGCTAGCATTTTGCGCACCCAAGCTACCTATGCGGCTGCTCAGGAAGATTATCAAACAGCTTGGTTAATCCGATGTCATCTGCGGGAACTGGTACCTAGTGATGCTGAAAATAGTCTCTTGCTGGTGCAACTGGCGATCGCTCTAGAAACCTTCACTGGGGATGATTTAACCACATGGGATGTGGCCGCTGTCCTGCAAGCAACTCCAGCAGGCACGATCGCAGAAAGTCTGCTACTACCAACCTTAGAGTCCTTAATGGAGCATGTAGCTGATCACCCAGCCTACCTGGCTGTGATGGCTGCGGCTAAGCCCCATGTCAGCGACCCCGAAACCCTTGTCTATCTCCTAGTGCGGAGCCTAGTAAAAGCAGGCTATCAACTGGGGAACTATGCCCAAGCGATTAACCTCGCAGAACTAGCGTTGCAACTAAACCCTGACGATATGGCAGCTCTAGGACATCTAGCAGCACTGTACCAAAAGTTAGGCCGATATGATGAAGCGATCGCCACCGCCAAGCGCTACCGCGACATCGCCACCACAATTCCTGGGCGTACCTTTGGCCATGGACTGTTGCTGCGGTTCTTAATGACTGCTGGAGGATTATGGGCAGAGGCGTATAACGTACTAGCTGAATTTGAAGCATCCCTCCAGACCCTGTTTCAGCACCCAGATGAAGTTAACCTGGATAGCACAGGCTCCCTCTTTACCTCCACAGCCTGCCTTCCCTACCTGCGTGATGATCCCCGTCAAAACCGTGATCTGCACAACCGAGTAGGATCCCTCTGTCAGCAAGTCATTCAACATCATGCTCTAGAAAACGAGCACCGTTCCTACCATCTCATTGCCTCATCCAAGCCCCGCCTTAGCCATCAACCCCTTAAAATTGGCTATGTGTCCGGCTTTTTGAAACGCCACTCTGTTGGTTGGCTAGCCCGCTGGTTGTTCCAGTACCACGATCCAGAACAGGTGCAGGTGTACGTCTATCTCATCAATCTGCCAGAGAATGATTTACACATTAAGCACTGGTTCACTGACTTTGCCTATAAAGTTCATTACATGGGCACAAATTACTTCGAGATTGCTGACCAAATTTACCAAGATGGTATCGATATACTCATTGATGTAGATAGCATCACGCTGGATATTACCTGCCAAGTCATGGCCTTGAAGCCTGCTCCCGTACAAGCTACATGGCTAGGTTGGGATGCATCAGGAATTCCTACAATCGACTACTTTATTGCCGATCCCTACGTGCTCCCAGAAAATGCCCAAGACTATCACCGTGAAACCATTTGGCGCTTACCTCAAACCTACATCGCCGTTGACGGCTTTGAATTAGGAGTCCCGACCTTA
Encoded proteins:
- a CDS encoding tetratricopeptide repeat protein; amino-acid sequence: MLILSADHAIKYGDSDMLSASNEELTRSLSQQVVQALHQQRYQTVVELCEQTIATNPAQPLPYWYLGLALLLQGQEMEAQAAWLTPLAEADPDHEGELVTELASILRTQATYAAAQEDYQTAWLIRCHLRELVPSDAENSLLLVQLAIALETFTGDDLTTWDVAAVLQATPAGTIAESLLLPTLESLMEHVADHPAYLAVMAAAKPHVSDPETLVYLLVRSLVKAGYQLGNYAQAINLAELALQLNPDDMAALGHLAALYQKLGRYDEAIATAKRYRDIATTIPGRTFGHGLLLRFLMTAGGLWAEAYNVLAEFEASLQTLFQHPDEVNLDSTGSLFTSTACLPYLRDDPRQNRDLHNRVGSLCQQVIQHHALENEHRSYHLIASSKPRLSHQPLKIGYVSGFLKRHSVGWLARWLFQYHDPEQVQVYVYLINLPENDLHIKHWFTDFAYKVHYMGTNYFEIADQIYQDGIDILIDVDSITLDITCQVMALKPAPVQATWLGWDASGIPTIDYFIADPYVLPENAQDYHRETIWRLPQTYIAVDGFELGVPTLRRDRLNIPSDAIVYFSGQKGHKRHPDTVRLQMQIISQVPNSYFLIKGIGDQDIIREFFTQVAEEEGVSRDRLRFLPEVAMESIHRANLAIADVILDTYPYNGATTTLETLWVGVPLVTRVGQQFSARNSYGMMINAGITEGIAWTEAEYVEWGVRLGMDPALRDQITAKLRSGRQTAPIWNAEQFTREMEKAYRQMWECTH